The following coding sequences lie in one bacterium genomic window:
- the mutS gene encoding DNA mismatch repair protein MutS, with amino-acid sequence MSSGNQLTPMMKQYAELKRQNKETLLFFRLGDFYEMFFDDARLAASVLGLTLTSRNKVPMAGVPYHAVESYISRLIRAGHKVTICEQTEDPRKAKGLVKREIIRTITPGTALNPSLLEEKAHNYLASINKNGTQIGLSFIDPSTGEFKAADLADPTELLSELNRISPRECLLPDSLRDWELIESFPEQATLTWQDDWLFDSSGGYKSLCELFQTYSLDGFGCQDLRTAIGAAGAIISYLKETQRSDLTHITRLTPYSTSDFMVLDPATWRNLELTQTMRTGERTGTLIWVLDKTVTAMGGRLLRSWLQHPLIKVKEITYRQEGIAELVESLTLRENIAADLDQVHDIQRLISRLDAGLANARDLVDLKESLKLIPDLKKKLTSLKAKIWQDIEADLDELPDVVGLIEEAITPSPPLSLKEGGLIKTGYHQELDDLRRITKSGKSWIAELQQKEIQRTGIKSMKVGYNKVFGYYIEVTRPNLHLVPEDYIRKQTIANGERFITPELKERELQVLSAQEKIIELEYELFLQIRARIIKEAGRIQQVGRALALLDVLNALARVAAENDYVRPELNEGQQIIITEGRHPVVEHILTGERFVPNDTLLGADSDQLLVITGPNMAGKSTYIRQVALIVLMAQIGGFVPASSATIGVVDRIFTRVGASDELMKGQSTFMVEMIETANILNNATPRSLIVLDEIGRGTSTFDGVSIAWAVAEYIHNHPQLRARALFATHYHELTELEDYLERVRNYNIAVSEQDGQVVFLRKIVKGGTDRSYGIHVAQLAGLPAQVISRASEILEKLEQEAASEGMRSVFTTRHSGYPQSGCASRPQKGGPTQLELFTFEPHPVVEKIRQLDLNNLTPLQALNKLQELKTSV; translated from the coding sequence ATGAGTAGTGGAAACCAGCTTACCCCTATGATGAAACAATATGCCGAACTCAAACGGCAGAATAAGGAGACCCTCCTGTTCTTCAGGCTGGGTGACTTCTATGAGATGTTTTTTGATGATGCCAGGCTGGCCGCCTCTGTGCTGGGCCTTACCCTGACCTCCAGAAATAAGGTGCCGATGGCCGGGGTGCCTTATCACGCGGTTGAGTCCTATATCTCTCGCCTGATCAGGGCCGGACACAAGGTGACTATCTGTGAACAGACCGAAGATCCCAGAAAAGCTAAGGGGTTAGTCAAGCGGGAGATAATCAGGACCATTACCCCGGGCACGGCCCTTAATCCCTCTTTGCTTGAGGAAAAGGCCCACAATTACCTGGCCTCTATTAATAAGAACGGCACTCAGATTGGCCTTTCCTTTATTGACCCCTCCACCGGTGAATTTAAGGCGGCCGACCTCGCTGACCCAACCGAGCTTCTCAGCGAGTTAAATCGCATCTCTCCCAGGGAATGTCTCCTGCCAGATTCTCTCCGCGACTGGGAACTAATCGAATCCTTTCCTGAACAGGCCACCCTGACCTGGCAGGATGATTGGCTCTTTGATTCATCCGGCGGCTATAAAAGCCTATGTGAGCTTTTCCAGACCTATTCCTTAGATGGCTTTGGCTGTCAGGATCTGCGGACCGCTATCGGGGCCGCCGGGGCCATTATCAGTTACCTTAAGGAGACTCAACGGTCGGACTTAACCCATATTACCCGACTGACGCCCTATTCCACCTCGGATTTTATGGTGCTTGACCCGGCTACCTGGCGCAATCTGGAACTGACTCAAACCATGAGGACCGGGGAACGCACCGGCACCCTCATCTGGGTGTTGGATAAGACCGTGACGGCCATGGGCGGCCGGCTCCTCCGCTCCTGGCTTCAGCATCCCCTGATTAAGGTCAAAGAGATAACTTACCGGCAGGAAGGCATCGCTGAGCTGGTTGAATCGCTGACTTTGAGGGAAAATATCGCCGCTGATCTGGATCAGGTGCATGATATCCAGCGTCTTATCAGCCGATTAGATGCCGGCCTGGCCAATGCCAGGGACCTGGTGGACTTAAAAGAGTCCCTTAAGCTGATTCCCGACCTTAAGAAGAAACTTACCTCTCTCAAGGCAAAGATCTGGCAAGATATAGAGGCTGACCTGGACGAACTGCCTGATGTAGTCGGCTTAATCGAGGAGGCCATTACCCCTTCTCCGCCTCTCTCTCTGAAAGAAGGGGGGCTGATTAAGACAGGCTACCACCAGGAGCTGGACGATCTTCGCCGGATAACCAAAAGCGGCAAGAGCTGGATTGCCGAGCTTCAACAAAAAGAGATCCAACGGACAGGGATTAAATCCATGAAGGTAGGTTATAATAAGGTCTTCGGCTATTATATCGAGGTTACCAGGCCAAACCTGCATCTGGTGCCTGAGGATTATATCCGCAAGCAGACTATCGCTAATGGCGAACGATTTATCACCCCCGAGTTGAAAGAACGGGAACTCCAGGTCTTATCCGCTCAGGAAAAGATAATCGAACTGGAATACGAACTCTTCCTCCAAATAAGGGCCAGGATCATCAAGGAGGCGGGCCGGATTCAGCAAGTGGGAAGGGCTTTGGCCCTGCTGGATGTCTTGAATGCCTTAGCCAGGGTGGCCGCTGAAAATGACTATGTCAGACCGGAATTAAATGAGGGCCAGCAGATCATCATCACCGAGGGTCGTCATCCCGTGGTCGAACATATCCTTACGGGTGAGAGGTTTGTGCCCAATGATACCCTGCTTGGGGCTGATTCTGACCAGCTTCTGGTCATTACTGGCCCCAATATGGCCGGTAAATCGACCTACATCAGACAGGTGGCCCTGATTGTCCTGATGGCCCAGATAGGCGGTTTTGTTCCGGCCTCTTCAGCCACTATTGGGGTGGTAGACCGCATATTTACCCGGGTAGGGGCCTCTGATGAATTAATGAAGGGCCAGAGCACCTTTATGGTGGAGATGATCGAGACAGCCAATATCCTCAACAATGCCACCCCCCGGAGCTTGATTGTCCTGGACGAAATAGGCCGGGGAACCAGCACCTTTGATGGGGTAAGTATTGCCTGGGCAGTGGCCGAGTATATCCATAATCACCCCCAGCTCAGGGCCAGGGCTTTGTTTGCCACTCATTATCACGAGTTGACCGAGTTAGAAGATTACTTAGAGAGGGTAAGGAATTACAACATCGCTGTCTCTGAACAGGATGGCCAGGTGGTCTTCTTGAGGAAGATCGTTAAAGGGGGCACGGATCGAAGCTACGGGATTCACGTCGCCCAATTAGCCGGTCTGCCGGCTCAGGTAATCAGCCGGGCCTCTGAGATACTGGAGAAACTGGAGCAAGAGGCCGCCTCAGAGGGGATGAGGTCTGTCTTTACCACCCGCCATTCCGGGTACCCACAAAGTGGGTGTGCCAGCCGCCCTCAGAAGGGTGGGCCTACCCAGCTTGAACTTTTCACCTTTGAGCCTCACCCAGTGGTGGAGAAAATAAGGCAGCTTGATCTGAATAATCTTACCCCTCTCCAGGCCCTCAATAAACTTCAGGAGCTAAAAACATCGGTTTAG
- the rsfS gene encoding ribosome silencing factor, whose translation MTDKAIEKARLAASASDSKKAEDIVILEMREVISYTDYFVICSGRSKIQVQAIADAVEEKLAETGVKLDHREGYQEAVWILLDYGDVIVHIFYHETRDFYRLEELWAEASIVPWNERIEEIKESVV comes from the coding sequence TTGACCGATAAGGCCATCGAGAAGGCGAGATTAGCTGCCTCAGCTTCGGACTCAAAGAAAGCCGAAGATATAGTCATCCTGGAAATGAGGGAGGTCATCTCCTACACGGACTATTTTGTTATCTGCAGCGGGAGGTCTAAGATTCAGGTTCAGGCTATTGCGGATGCGGTAGAAGAGAAACTGGCTGAGACAGGTGTTAAGTTAGATCATCGTGAAGGTTATCAAGAAGCAGTCTGGATACTCCTTGATTACGGTGATGTAATCGTCCACATATTTTACCATGAAACACGAGACTTTTACAGATTGGAAGAATTATGGGCTGAAGCTTCTATCGTGCCCTGGAATGAAAGGATTGAAGAGATAAAGGAATCAGTGGTCTAA
- a CDS encoding DUF433 domain-containing protein, with translation MGQVIAEVAHHTYITQDSNICGGEPIIRETRFPVRSVVFYILKEGMFPEELVAEFPHLSLSAVCDALSYYYDHTEEIERLSSFSEDTDE, from the coding sequence ATGGGACAAGTAATAGCCGAGGTAGCACATCATACTTATATAACTCAAGACTCTAATATTTGCGGAGGAGAGCCAATCATAAGAGAAACCCGGTTTCCGGTCCGGTCAGTGGTATTTTATATTCTGAAGGAGGGAATGTTTCCTGAGGAATTGGTGGCTGAATTTCCTCATCTTTCTCTCTCTGCCGTATGCGACGCCCTTTCTTACTATTATGACCATACAGAAGAGATAGAGAGGTTAAGCTCTTTTAGTGAGGACACTGATGAGTAG